A DNA window from Haliovirga abyssi contains the following coding sequences:
- a CDS encoding chitobiase/beta-hexosaminidase C-terminal domain-containing protein produces MKKWVYALMLSLLVFGGCINENATKDKVSNPKVSPSAGTYTSTQTVTLLTDTDGATIYYTLDGTKPGTIKYTAPISISTTTTLMAVAKKDGMDDSDVITAKYVIQNSVEKVAAPVITPAAGTYTTTQAITITTATTGASIYYTTDGTTPSVASTKYTAAFNITKTTTVKAIAIKDGMDNSDVVTADYIITAEVAKTADLFFSEYVECAGGNNKALEVYNPTDSDIVLRTGDTNNYFMMKLGNTTAGDTWASSNAKPFLFADGNSIKSGEVFVVYNAGADDLNITSTGDLASTITYYNGNDDLALVKDVNHNGTYEADTDKVIDVIGKMDGTDWGKDTTLERKATVTTGNTTFNLDEWNVLPTNTFDHIGAFTGRTVVLPVINPEFSLASGTYTTTQAITITTATTGASIYYTIDGTTPSAISTKYTAALNISTTTTVKAIGIKDGLVSSSVVTAVYVIDTNATPTYEESFAVDKFEDRGWAITAEAGTKKWYYSSGVAKMGAYKSGEDSNISWMVSPKLSIGDSSVMTFESAQGYSKDGTELKVLVSEDYSGDTATATWTELTFVLADESASGYGDFKSSGDVSLADYKDKNIVVAFKYIGSGNNNQTTTYEIKNLKIVNATK; encoded by the coding sequence ATGAAAAAATGGGTATATGCTTTAATGTTAAGTCTTTTAGTATTTGGTGGATGTATTAATGAGAATGCAACTAAGGATAAAGTTTCTAATCCTAAAGTTAGTCCAAGTGCAGGAACATATACATCAACTCAAACAGTAACATTATTAACAGATACAGACGGAGCAACAATATATTATACATTAGACGGAACTAAACCAGGAACTATAAAATATACAGCACCAATAAGTATATCAACAACAACAACATTAATGGCTGTAGCTAAAAAAGATGGAATGGATGACAGTGATGTAATAACAGCAAAATATGTAATTCAAAATAGTGTAGAAAAAGTTGCAGCACCAGTGATTACTCCAGCAGCAGGAACATATACAACAACACAAGCAATAACAATAACTACAGCAACAACAGGAGCTTCAATATATTATACAACAGATGGAACAACACCAAGTGTAGCATCAACAAAATATACAGCTGCATTTAATATAACAAAAACAACAACAGTAAAAGCAATAGCAATAAAAGATGGAATGGACAATAGTGATGTAGTAACTGCAGATTATATAATAACAGCTGAAGTAGCTAAAACAGCAGATCTATTCTTTTCAGAATATGTAGAATGTGCTGGAGGAAATAATAAAGCTTTAGAGGTTTATAATCCAACAGATAGTGATATAGTTTTAAGAACAGGGGATACAAATAATTATTTTATGATGAAATTAGGAAATACAACAGCTGGGGATACATGGGCATCTAGTAATGCAAAGCCTTTTCTATTTGCAGATGGGAATAGCATAAAATCAGGAGAGGTATTTGTCGTATATAATGCAGGAGCGGATGATTTGAATATAACAAGTACAGGAGATTTGGCAAGTACAATTACATATTATAATGGAAATGATGATTTAGCATTAGTAAAAGATGTAAATCATAACGGAACATATGAAGCTGATACAGATAAAGTGATAGATGTAATAGGAAAAATGGACGGAACAGATTGGGGAAAAGATACTACATTAGAAAGAAAAGCAACTGTAACTACAGGAAATACAACATTTAATTTGGATGAATGGAATGTTTTGCCAACAAATACATTTGATCACATAGGAGCTTTTACAGGTCGAACAGTAGTTTTACCAGTAATCAATCCAGAATTTAGTTTAGCAAGTGGAACATATACAACAACACAAGCAATAACAATAACTACAGCAACAACAGGAGCATCAATATATTATACAATAGATGGAACAACACCAAGTGCAATATCAACAAAATATACAGCTGCACTTAATATATCAACAACAACAACAGTAAAAGCAATAGGAATAAAAGATGGATTGGTAAGTAGTTCTGTAGTAACAGCTGTTTATGTTATAGATACTAATGCAACTCCAACTTATGAAGAATCTTTTGCAGTAGATAAATTTGAGGATAGAGGTTGGGCTATAACTGCAGAAGCAGGGACTAAAAAATGGTATTATAGTAGTGGAGTTGCCAAAATGGGTGCTTATAAATCAGGAGAAGACTCAAATATATCATGGATGGTAAGTCCTAAATTATCAATAGGGGATTCTAGTGTAATGACATTTGAGTCGGCTCAAGGGTATTCAAAAGATGGAACAGAATTAAAAGTATTAGTATCTGAAGATTATTCAGGAGATACAGCAACAGCTACTTGGACTGAATTAACTTTTGTTTTAGCTGATGAATCGGCTAGTGGTTATGGTGATTTTAAGTCTTCAGGAGATGTATCGTTAGCAGATTATAAAGATAAAAATATAGTTGTTGCTTTTAAATATATTGGAAGTGGAAATAATAATCAAACAACAACATATGAAATAAAAAATTTAAAAATTGTTAATGCTACAAAATAG
- a CDS encoding endonuclease produces the protein MKRWMYALLLSVLIFGGCINNEDKKFTGNELNSAAKISNETQRASSSNSDLFFSGYVECAGGNNKALGIYNPTGNKISLVNNYFMMKLSNPTIGDTWTSNNATVYKFEVGKVISPKDVFVVYNAGADDANILGTGDMTSAITSYNGNDDLALVKDENNDGVYEVGIDTILDVIGKMDGTNWGKDITLERKATVTSGNAIFDLNEWNSLPTNTFDHIGLFAGSEVNSASDLFFSGYVECAGGNNKALGIYNPTGSDISLVNNYFMMKLSNPTIGDTWTSSNATVYKFEVGKVISPKDVFVVYNAGADDANILGAGDMVSPITGFNGNDDLALVKDENNNGTYEAGIDIILDVIGKMDGTNWGKDITLERKATVTSGNVTFDLNEWNSLPTNTFDHIGLFAGSEVISPDNGSGNVVIPTDTGCGNYYDSIGTETGSALKSKLNDLIDNQTELSYSQAYNALIVTDRDPNNSNNVIEIYTGRSVNGPKKYDGGKGWNREHVWAKTHGDFGTKMGPGTDLHHIRVADVSVNSDRGSKEFDNGGTPNSEATECNSDSDSWEPRDEVKGDIARMLFYMAVRYEGEHGEPDLKMSEDINDYSKAPTIGKLSVLLEWNREDPVSETEIRRNNIIDKDYQHNRNPFIDHPEYAERIWGN, from the coding sequence ATGAAAAGATGGATGTATGCTTTACTTTTAAGTGTTTTAATTTTTGGTGGATGTATTAATAATGAAGATAAAAAATTTACGGGGAATGAACTCAATTCAGCAGCGAAAATATCGAATGAAACTCAAAGAGCAAGTTCGTCTAATTCAGACCTGTTTTTTTCAGGATATGTAGAGTGTGCTGGAGGAAATAATAAAGCTTTAGGAATATATAATCCAACAGGGAATAAGATTTCTCTTGTAAATAATTACTTTATGATGAAATTATCCAATCCAACAATTGGAGATACTTGGACATCTAACAATGCAACTGTTTATAAATTTGAAGTAGGAAAAGTTATTAGTCCAAAAGATGTATTTGTAGTATATAATGCAGGAGCAGATGATGCAAATATACTAGGAACAGGGGATATGACAAGCGCAATTACAAGTTATAATGGAAATGATGATTTAGCATTAGTAAAAGATGAAAATAATGATGGAGTATATGAAGTAGGGATAGACACAATATTAGATGTAATAGGAAAAATGGATGGAACAAATTGGGGAAAAGATATAACATTAGAAAGGAAAGCAACAGTTACTTCAGGGAATGCAATATTTGATTTGAACGAATGGAATAGTTTGCCAACAAACACATTTGACCATATAGGGTTATTTGCAGGAAGTGAAGTGAATTCAGCTTCGGACCTGTTTTTTTCAGGATATGTAGAGTGTGCTGGAGGAAATAATAAAGCTTTAGGAATATATAATCCAACAGGAAGTGATATATCTCTTGTAAATAATTACTTTATGATGAAATTATCCAATCCAACAATTGGAGATACTTGGACATCTAGCAATGCAACTGTTTATAAATTTGAAGTAGGAAAAGTTATTAGTCCAAAAGATGTATTTGTAGTATATAATGCAGGAGCAGATGACGCAAATATACTAGGGGCAGGGGATATGGTAAGCCCAATTACAGGTTTCAATGGGAATGATGATCTAGCATTAGTGAAAGATGAAAATAATAATGGAACATACGAAGCAGGAATAGATATAATATTAGATGTAATAGGAAAAATGGATGGAACAAATTGGGGTAAAGATATAACGCTAGAAAGAAAAGCAACAGTTACTTCAGGAAATGTAACATTTGATTTGAACGAATGGAATAGTTTACCAACAAACACATTTGATCATATAGGGTTATTTGCAGGAAGTGAAGTTATTTCTCCAGATAATGGATCAGGAAATGTAGTTATTCCGACAGATACCGGATGCGGAAATTATTATGATAGTATTGGAACAGAAACTGGTTCTGCTTTAAAATCAAAATTAAATGATCTAATAGACAATCAAACAGAGTTATCATATTCGCAAGCATATAATGCGTTAATTGTGACAGATAGGGATCCGAATAATTCAAATAATGTAATAGAAATTTATACTGGAAGATCAGTTAATGGACCTAAAAAGTATGATGGTGGAAAGGGTTGGAATAGGGAACATGTATGGGCAAAAACACATGGAGATTTTGGAACTAAAATGGGACCAGGAACAGATCTTCATCATATAAGAGTGGCTGATGTTTCAGTTAATTCTGACAGAGGCAGTAAAGAGTTTGACAATGGAGGAACTCCAAATTCTGAAGCAACAGAATGTAATAGTGATTCTGATTCTTGGGAACCAAGAGATGAAGTGAAAGGGGATATAGCTAGAATGTTATTTTATATGGCAGTTAGATATGAAGGTGAGCATGGAGAACCTGATTTGAAAATGTCAGAAGATATAAATGATTATTCTAAAGCTCCAACTATTGGAAAATTATCTGTATTGTTAGAATGGAATAGAGAAGATCCAGTAAGTGAAACAGAAATAAGGAGAAATAATATTATAGATAAGGATTATCAACATAATAGAAATCCTTTTATAGACCATCCAGAATATGCAGAACGTATTTGGGGGAATTAA
- a CDS encoding 5'-nucleotidase C-terminal domain-containing protein has translation MNKKISRKKTIKKKYILTALIAIFLFTACEKDITNRKIDESYNTINVSLDNQKKLERSTEAANLITTAVKEELDVDVVLYPTENLNLSDKNLKINLLKTDITDKINMTVDQLKSVYSTDANKDNILLMYIKGSDLKKFILQRATENYGIDVQTAGLDYNIIFKGGRVEEATMSINGKEVEDSKEYKIAFMLYAYGNNPDSGLMINFPGYYYKNSFNYKDVISTDYKATDLLIKYITDLKGYKDFSVVRDSVKNLSKPELDYIIPIYTIQGDKFVSDYTGKVVKTRGVITATVNDDYNRMHGFYLQDETGDGNDYTSDAIYVNTTAEIMSSPKIAVGEKIEIEGTVYEEFSNNNISRTTLRDIKIENVKSLGKGVMPKSVLLGGTGNRKIPNNQITTIKGDINNNVKINLEEGLGFWESLEGMKVKVLSPIVTGSSGGFEDKYVHKSYINLFVRPKGVSGTEQVTPVGGLIIDVDKNDYNPEIIRIVDNEFKSPDGTFYGKYDSKNGFKGGEKIFNVGDRLADLEGIASFALNDFGSGEYVFYPMSKVDNLESNRSDITPISDRYTTSLVGDADHITVGTYNVENLGGEVRSGKAGYSSKWDDIGEVIAKNMKAPDILVINEVQDNDGNQNSSVTDATVTLEKIISGIEKAGGPTDYKIININPIAYADGGEPGGNIRPATIYRSTRVEFDRRGNAGAKDHVGLDENGDLKYNPGRVYPNTPIFEGTRKSVAMEFKFKGKKIIVIGNHLNSKGGDTSMWGGTQPVKFYTEIKRVKLAKIVNGFSKEILGKNPNANLLLIGDFNEFYASAPMRVLEGKEFINLIDTKIPYNKRYTYNYSGNSQAIDHVFISKELQKESPEVDIIYVNTDYMGKISDHNPVVSRYKF, from the coding sequence ATGAATAAAAAAATAAGCAGAAAAAAAACAATTAAGAAGAAATATATTTTAACTGCATTGATAGCTATATTTTTATTTACTGCCTGTGAAAAAGATATAACAAACAGAAAAATAGATGAATCATATAATACAATAAATGTTAGTTTAGATAATCAAAAAAAATTAGAAAGATCAACAGAAGCAGCAAATCTAATTACTACAGCAGTAAAAGAAGAATTAGATGTAGATGTAGTGCTTTATCCTACTGAAAACTTAAATCTTAGTGATAAAAATTTGAAAATTAACCTTTTAAAAACAGATATAACAGATAAAATAAACATGACTGTAGATCAATTAAAAAGTGTGTATTCTACAGATGCAAATAAGGATAATATTTTATTAATGTATATAAAAGGCTCTGATTTGAAAAAGTTTATATTACAAAGAGCAACGGAGAATTATGGAATTGATGTACAGACAGCAGGATTAGATTATAACATAATTTTTAAAGGTGGAAGAGTAGAAGAAGCTACAATGAGCATAAATGGAAAAGAAGTTGAAGACAGCAAAGAGTATAAAATAGCATTTATGCTATATGCGTATGGTAATAATCCAGATTCAGGTCTTATGATAAATTTCCCTGGATATTATTATAAAAACAGCTTTAATTATAAAGATGTAATATCTACAGATTATAAAGCAACAGATCTTTTGATTAAATATATTACAGATTTAAAAGGATATAAAGATTTTTCAGTAGTTAGAGATAGTGTAAAAAATTTATCTAAGCCTGAATTAGACTATATTATTCCAATATATACAATACAAGGGGATAAATTTGTATCAGATTATACAGGAAAAGTAGTAAAAACAAGAGGGGTAATAACAGCAACAGTAAATGATGATTATAATAGAATGCATGGATTTTATTTACAAGATGAAACTGGAGATGGAAATGATTATACCTCAGATGCAATTTATGTAAATACAACGGCAGAAATAATGTCATCACCAAAAATTGCAGTAGGAGAAAAAATAGAGATAGAAGGAACAGTGTATGAAGAGTTTTCTAATAATAATATATCTAGAACAACTTTAAGAGATATAAAAATAGAAAATGTAAAATCTCTTGGAAAAGGAGTAATGCCAAAATCAGTTCTGCTTGGTGGAACTGGAAATAGAAAAATACCAAATAATCAAATAACTACAATAAAAGGTGATATAAATAATAATGTAAAAATTAATCTTGAAGAAGGATTAGGATTTTGGGAAAGTTTAGAAGGGATGAAAGTTAAAGTCCTTTCTCCAATTGTTACAGGAAGTTCAGGAGGTTTTGAAGATAAATATGTACATAAAAGTTATATAAATTTATTTGTAAGACCAAAAGGAGTATCAGGAACTGAACAAGTAACACCTGTAGGCGGGTTGATCATAGATGTGGATAAAAATGATTATAATCCAGAAATAATTAGAATTGTGGATAATGAGTTTAAAAGTCCAGATGGAACATTTTATGGAAAATATGATTCGAAAAATGGATTTAAAGGTGGAGAAAAAATATTTAATGTAGGAGATAGATTAGCAGATTTAGAAGGAATAGCAAGTTTTGCATTAAATGATTTTGGAAGTGGAGAATATGTATTTTATCCAATGTCAAAAGTGGATAATTTAGAAAGCAATAGAAGCGATATAACACCTATTTCAGACAGATATACTACATCTTTGGTGGGAGATGCAGATCATATTACTGTAGGTACTTATAATGTAGAAAATCTAGGTGGAGAAGTAAGAAGTGGAAAAGCTGGATATTCTAGTAAATGGGATGATATTGGAGAAGTTATAGCTAAAAATATGAAAGCACCAGATATACTTGTAATTAATGAAGTACAAGATAATGATGGAAATCAAAATTCATCAGTTACAGATGCAACAGTAACGTTAGAAAAAATAATATCTGGAATAGAAAAAGCAGGAGGACCAACTGATTATAAGATTATAAATATAAATCCAATAGCTTATGCTGATGGTGGAGAACCTGGTGGAAATATAAGACCTGCAACAATTTATAGAAGTACAAGAGTTGAATTTGATAGAAGAGGAAATGCAGGAGCAAAAGATCATGTAGGATTAGATGAAAATGGAGATTTAAAATATAATCCTGGTAGAGTATATCCAAATACTCCAATATTTGAAGGAACTAGAAAATCAGTTGCTATGGAATTTAAATTTAAAGGTAAAAAAATAATTGTAATAGGGAATCATCTTAATTCAAAAGGTGGAGACACTTCCATGTGGGGTGGAACTCAACCAGTGAAATTTTATACTGAGATAAAAAGAGTAAAACTTGCTAAAATAGTAAACGGATTTTCAAAAGAGATATTGGGGAAAAATCCAAATGCAAATCTACTTTTAATTGGAGATTTTAATGAATTTTATGCAAGTGCACCAATGAGAGTATTAGAAGGGAAAGAGTTTATTAATTTAATAGATACAAAAATTCCTTATAATAAACGTTATACCTATAATTATTCTGGGAATTCTCAAGCTATAGATCATGTATTTATATCAAAAGAATTGCAAAAAGAGTCTCCAGAAGTAGACATAATATATGTAAATACAGATTATATGGGAAAAATATCAGATCACAATCCAGTAGTATCAAGATATAAGTTTTAA
- a CDS encoding endonuclease, which yields MKNLKKRYNLLLSITFIIIMFLSVSCAKTSTLDISNRSNNKEAIIVLEKAQQNIEEYLVELDSGALGKHLTLNDREKLRGSLQNISTEYKKMIISGILDGEKIKEINAILNEEALEIPRDTKEQLFVKEMAKESITCYEKVTGEVWGSWDYSESFVEDGYTDRGWNLVAEAGTVNWQYDSHGAKMSAYKSGESSNIAWMISPELVIGELSVMNFESAQAYPKEGTELKVLISENYSGNVGTATWTELTIPHLATKADGKWSYVDSEDVSLSAYEGKKVHIGFKYIGSNTLSTAFEIKNLKIKNSSVVSGTVSKKVSDPIFTPAAGTYTTKQAITLSSDTDGATIYYTLDGTTPSSASTKYTGAFNITVTTTVKSIAIKDSVESAVITANYIIKTDSGSSDYYASIGADITGSALKAELNDIIDNQTELTYSEVYDALVVTDRDPNNANNVIEIYTGKSIDGPKEYDGGKGWNREHVWAKSHGDFGTTKGPGTDLHHIRVADVSVNSARGNKEFDIGGTPNSEATECKSDSDSWEPRDEVKGDIARMLFYMAVRYEGEHGEPDLKLSEDINDDPKAPTHGKLSVLLEWNKNDPVSETEIRRNNIIDKDYQHNRNPFIDHPEYANRIWGN from the coding sequence ATGAAAAATTTAAAAAAAAGATATAATTTATTATTATCTATAACTTTTATAATAATAATGTTTTTATCTGTTTCTTGTGCTAAGACATCTACTTTAGATATATCAAATAGAAGTAATAATAAAGAAGCAATCATAGTATTGGAAAAGGCACAACAGAATATTGAAGAATATTTAGTTGAATTAGATAGTGGAGCACTTGGAAAACATTTAACATTAAATGACAGAGAAAAATTAAGAGGCAGTTTACAAAATATTTCAACAGAATATAAAAAAATGATAATAAGTGGAATATTAGATGGCGAAAAAATAAAAGAGATTAATGCAATATTAAATGAAGAGGCTTTGGAAATTCCTAGAGATACCAAAGAGCAGTTATTTGTAAAAGAGATGGCAAAAGAATCAATTACTTGTTATGAAAAAGTAACTGGAGAAGTATGGGGTTCTTGGGATTATTCAGAATCTTTTGTAGAGGATGGGTATACAGATAGAGGATGGAATCTTGTAGCAGAAGCAGGAACTGTTAATTGGCAATATGATAGTCATGGAGCTAAAATGAGTGCCTATAAATCAGGAGAAAGTTCAAATATTGCTTGGATGATAAGTCCTGAGTTAGTAATAGGGGAATTAAGTGTTATGAATTTTGAATCAGCACAAGCTTACCCTAAAGAAGGAACAGAATTAAAAGTTTTAATTTCAGAAAATTATTCTGGAAATGTTGGAACTGCAACATGGACAGAACTAACAATACCTCATTTAGCTACAAAAGCAGATGGAAAGTGGAGTTATGTGGATTCTGAAGATGTATCTCTTTCGGCATATGAAGGTAAAAAAGTACATATAGGATTTAAATATATTGGAAGTAATACTCTTTCTACAGCATTTGAAATAAAGAATTTGAAAATAAAAAATAGCTCTGTAGTTTCAGGTACTGTTTCAAAAAAAGTAAGTGATCCAATATTTACTCCTGCTGCAGGTACATATACAACAAAGCAAGCAATAACATTATCATCAGATACAGATGGAGCTACAATATATTATACATTAGATGGAACTACACCTAGTTCGGCATCTACGAAATACACTGGAGCTTTTAATATAACAGTAACAACAACAGTAAAATCAATTGCAATAAAAGATAGCGTAGAAAGTGCAGTAATAACAGCAAATTATATAATAAAAACAGATAGTGGAAGTAGTGATTATTACGCGAGCATAGGAGCAGACATAACAGGTTCTGCTCTAAAAGCAGAACTTAACGATATTATAGATAATCAAACAGAATTAACATATAGTGAGGTATATGATGCTTTAGTTGTAACAGATAGAGATCCTAATAATGCAAATAATGTAATAGAAATTTATACAGGAAAATCTATTGATGGACCTAAAGAATATGATGGTGGAAAGGGCTGGAATAGGGAACATGTATGGGCAAAATCACATGGAGATTTTGGAACTACGAAGGGACCAGGAACAGATCTTCATCATATAAGGGTTGCTGATGTTTCAGTTAATTCTGCTAGAGGAAATAAGGAATTTGACATTGGAGGAACACCAAATTCTGAAGCAACAGAATGTAAAAGCGATTCTGATTCTTGGGAACCAAGAGATGAGGTAAAAGGGGATATAGCTAGAATGTTATTTTATATGGCAGTTAGATATGAAGGAGAGCATGGAGAACCTGATTTGAAATTGTCAGAGGATATAAATGATGATCCTAAAGCTCCAACTCATGGGAAATTATCTGTTTTGTTAGAATGGAATAAAAATGATCCAGTAAGTGAAACAGAGATAAGAAGAAATAATATTATAGATAAAGATTATCAACACAATAGAAATCCTTTTATAGATCACCCAGAATATGCAAATCGTATTTGGGGAAATTAA
- a CDS encoding HAD family acid phosphatase — protein MKKISLLMAILGIGFIMNVAEIEAAPNKANIGQQSSLALLWMQDGAEYKSLVHQAFNIAEKRVREDKMIKKVFVRVDEVLLDNTPYFAWLLKSNEKDTIENRNRWYSSLDAEAVDGAVEFINYLNKNNVEVKLITSRDRNVYDVTIRNMNKAGFKALTLNNLISESDFDSYVKNGGKYTAIVTNDLNDFSSKIDGKNYRERKAFADNQKNDFGKKWVIIPNVLYGDFETSLSKGYDNLDNNKKANVKIETLNEWNGTREFDRNIFNF, from the coding sequence ATGAAGAAAATATCACTTTTAATGGCAATTTTAGGAATAGGTTTTATTATGAATGTAGCTGAAATAGAGGCTGCTCCTAACAAAGCTAATATAGGGCAGCAATCATCACTTGCATTACTTTGGATGCAAGATGGAGCGGAATACAAAAGTTTGGTTCATCAAGCATTTAACATAGCTGAAAAAAGAGTTAGAGAAGACAAAATGATAAAAAAAGTGTTTGTAAGGGTAGATGAAGTTTTATTAGATAATACTCCTTATTTTGCTTGGCTTTTGAAAAGCAATGAAAAGGATACTATTGAAAATAGAAATAGATGGTATAGCTCTTTAGATGCTGAAGCAGTAGATGGAGCAGTAGAATTTATAAATTATTTAAATAAAAATAATGTAGAAGTAAAATTGATAACAAGTAGAGATAGAAATGTTTATGATGTTACTATTAGAAATATGAATAAAGCTGGATTTAAAGCTCTTACTCTTAATAATTTAATATCAGAATCTGATTTTGATTCATATGTAAAAAATGGTGGAAAATATACAGCTATTGTTACAAATGATTTAAATGATTTTAGCAGTAAGATAGATGGAAAAAATTATAGAGAAAGAAAAGCTTTTGCAGATAATCAAAAAAATGATTTTGGAAAAAAATGGGTAATAATACCAAATGTTTTATATGGAGATTTTGAGACATCTCTTTCAAAAGGATATGATAATTTAGATAACAATAAAAAAGCTAATGTAAAAATAGAAACATTAAATGAATGGAATGGAACAAGAGAATTTGATAGAAATATTTTTAATTTTTAG
- a CDS encoding 5'-nucleotidase, lipoprotein e(P4) family — translation MNKKLISILFIAFTVFINAEDFTEKNFENESVVAVNWVQTSGEYKALAYQAFNVAKESFLEIKKSYKGGKKLAVVVDLDETMIDNSAYAAWRILKGKGFSSSTWDEWVNSKDAKATSGAVEFSKFVNSHGGEMFYISNRSENELKDTMKNLKKLHFSKVNKDHILLKEKSSDKTKRRTEVIDNGYDIVMYVGDQLTDFSNEIYGRSNDYRNSFVDKNEYKFGKNWISIPNPTYGDFEGKGISFEYYTKMIGTATSEKEKSEMRLSRLKIWDGE, via the coding sequence ATGAATAAGAAATTAATAAGTATATTATTTATAGCATTTACTGTATTTATAAATGCTGAAGATTTTACTGAGAAAAATTTTGAAAATGAATCTGTAGTGGCTGTAAATTGGGTTCAAACATCAGGAGAATATAAAGCACTTGCATATCAAGCGTTTAATGTAGCAAAAGAATCTTTTTTAGAAATAAAAAAGAGTTATAAAGGTGGAAAAAAATTAGCAGTAGTTGTGGATTTAGATGAAACTATGATTGATAATTCTGCTTATGCAGCTTGGAGAATTTTAAAAGGAAAAGGTTTTAGTTCGAGCACTTGGGACGAATGGGTGAATTCAAAAGATGCTAAAGCAACTTCAGGAGCTGTAGAATTTTCAAAATTTGTTAATTCTCACGGTGGAGAAATGTTTTATATCTCTAATAGATCAGAAAATGAATTAAAAGACACTATGAAAAATTTAAAAAAATTACATTTTTCAAAAGTAAATAAAGATCATATATTATTAAAAGAAAAAAGTTCTGATAAGACAAAAAGAAGAACAGAAGTAATTGACAATGGATATGATATAGTAATGTATGTAGGAGATCAATTAACAGATTTTAGTAATGAAATATATGGCAGATCAAATGATTATAGAAACAGTTTTGTAGATAAAAATGAATATAAATTTGGAAAAAATTGGATATCTATTCCAAATCCTACATATGGAGATTTTGAAGGAAAAGGAATAAGTTTTGAATATTATACAAAAATGATAGGAACAGCAACTTCAGAAAAAGAGAAATCTGAAATGAGATTATCAAGATTAAAAATATGGGATGGAGAATAA
- a CDS encoding ankyrin repeat domain-containing protein — protein sequence MFKTVFLLLFFLSFSYISNAENFTKGDIIEISINNNNINIVKNLIKNSSDANLTNKSGQNMTTIAFLSRRTEIFKYLIEKGGKLNYRDKQGRDILELALYSDYEEILNYLLLFQKDIDSPDKNGETPLIIAAKKGYFKVVQTLIKRGASIKKIDNKGNSAIYYAVYNSNIKISKFLLSKINFVDDKEMKKIIKAAIFNGDNDFAEELTRINNRNSKYAFMK from the coding sequence ATGTTTAAAACAGTTTTTTTATTATTATTCTTTTTATCTTTCAGCTATATATCAAATGCAGAAAATTTTACCAAAGGAGATATAATTGAAATCTCTATAAATAACAATAATATAAATATAGTAAAAAACTTAATAAAAAATAGTTCTGATGCAAATTTAACAAATAAAAGCGGGCAAAATATGACAACTATTGCATTTTTAAGCAGAAGAACCGAAATATTTAAGTATTTAATAGAGAAAGGCGGTAAGTTAAATTATAGAGACAAACAAGGAAGGGATATTTTAGAGTTAGCTCTATATTCAGATTATGAAGAAATTTTAAATTATCTTTTATTATTTCAAAAAGATATTGATTCTCCAGATAAAAATGGAGAAACTCCTCTTATTATTGCAGCTAAAAAAGGATATTTTAAAGTTGTTCAAACTCTCATAAAAAGAGGAGCCTCTATTAAAAAAATTGATAATAAAGGAAATAGCGCAATTTATTATGCAGTTTATAATTCAAACATTAAAATATCTAAATTTTTATTAAGCAAAATTAACTTCGTAGATGATAAAGAGATGAAAAAAATAATTAAAGCAGCTATTTTTAATGGAGATAATGATTTTGCAGAAGAACTTACACGAATTAATAACAGAAACTCAAAATATGCTTTCATGAAGTAA